The following are encoded in a window of Streptomyces sp. SAT1 genomic DNA:
- a CDS encoding DUF5947 family protein translates to MTGTLARLIRSSVDRPTGGPEERCDLCGEPVTADHRHLYDTDREETLCACQACSLLFAEKEAGDGHYRLIRRRRLRLPPVETGPLGVPVGLAFFVPRADGTVSAHYPSPAGATRWEVDPAAWRQAVARCTDLASVAPEVEALLVNTARGLRHHWIVPVDDCYRLVALVRREWRGLSGGGRVWPAVEQFFSELTERP, encoded by the coding sequence GTGACCGGCACGCTGGCCCGGCTCATCCGCTCGTCCGTCGACCGGCCCACCGGCGGCCCCGAGGAGCGCTGTGACCTGTGCGGCGAACCCGTCACCGCCGACCACCGCCATCTGTACGACACCGACCGTGAGGAAACGCTGTGCGCGTGCCAGGCGTGCTCGCTGCTCTTCGCGGAGAAGGAGGCCGGTGACGGCCACTACCGGCTGATCCGGCGGCGGCGACTGCGGCTGCCGCCGGTCGAGACCGGGCCGCTCGGGGTGCCCGTGGGGCTGGCCTTCTTCGTGCCCCGGGCGGACGGCACCGTGTCGGCGCACTACCCGAGCCCGGCAGGGGCCACCCGCTGGGAGGTGGACCCCGCGGCCTGGCGGCAGGCGGTCGCGCGGTGTACCGATCTCGCCTCCGTGGCACCCGAGGTGGAGGCGCTGCTGGTGAACACCGCCCGCGGGCTGCGCCACCACTGGATCGTGCCGGTCGACGACTGCTACCGGCTGGTCGCTCTGGTACGCCGGGAATGGCGGGGCCTGTCCGGCGGCGGCCGGGTCTGGCCCGCCGTCGAGCAGTTCTTCTCGGAGTTGACCGAACGGCCGTGA
- a CDS encoding MarR family winged helix-turn-helix transcriptional regulator encodes MSDDALAEDLRQAIGELVRAVRAADTMPSGEAALLGHLDRGGPLTTADLAQLRGVTHQAAAKSVKELLGDGLVRAEPHPTDGRKLLLHITDTGRARLQGERAQRAVWLNTAIRDTLSPDEQRRLRECVPLLHRLTARITPQRGRLC; translated from the coding sequence ATGAGCGATGACGCGCTGGCTGAAGACCTGCGGCAGGCGATCGGCGAGCTGGTCCGCGCCGTACGAGCCGCGGACACCATGCCCTCCGGAGAGGCTGCCCTCCTCGGTCATCTCGACCGCGGCGGCCCGCTCACCACGGCCGACCTGGCCCAACTGCGCGGTGTGACCCACCAGGCGGCCGCCAAATCGGTGAAGGAACTCCTCGGCGACGGCCTGGTGCGCGCCGAACCCCACCCGACCGACGGCCGCAAGCTGCTGCTGCACATCACGGACACCGGCCGCGCCCGCCTCCAGGGGGAGCGCGCGCAGCGCGCCGTCTGGCTCAACACGGCCATCCGGGACACGCTCAGCCCCGACGAGCAGCGGCGACTCCGGGAGTGCGTTCCCCTGCTGCACCGCCTGACCGCCCGTATCACCCCGCAGCGCGGCCGGCTCTGCTGA
- a CDS encoding MBL fold metallo-hydrolase has protein sequence MQLTKFGHACVRVEKDGRRLVVDPGGLTDPRALDRADAVLVTHEHFDHFSEETLRSAARSNPALRIWTNSSVARHLDGLGSRVTAVGEGETFTAAGFDVKVHGTWHAPIHPDIPRIGNIGFLVDDALFHPGDALTVPDTGVDTLLLPVHGPWSTTGQLIDYVRAVAPRQTYAIHDGALNDIGTAMIEGFLGDKGPGSGAPYRRLAAGESIGLR, from the coding sequence ATGCAGCTCACCAAGTTCGGCCACGCCTGCGTACGCGTCGAGAAGGACGGCCGCCGCCTGGTCGTCGACCCGGGCGGGCTGACCGACCCGCGCGCGCTGGACCGCGCCGACGCCGTCCTGGTCACCCACGAACACTTCGATCACTTCTCCGAGGAGACACTCCGCTCAGCCGCTCGAAGCAACCCGGCGCTGAGAATCTGGACCAACTCCTCCGTCGCCCGGCACCTGGACGGTCTCGGCTCCCGGGTCACGGCCGTCGGCGAGGGCGAGACCTTCACCGCGGCCGGCTTCGACGTGAAGGTCCACGGGACGTGGCACGCGCCCATCCACCCCGACATCCCCCGCATCGGGAACATCGGTTTCCTCGTCGACGACGCCCTGTTCCATCCCGGTGACGCCCTGACCGTCCCGGACACCGGCGTCGACACCCTTCTGCTGCCCGTCCACGGCCCCTGGTCCACCACCGGACAGCTCATCGACTACGTACGGGCGGTGGCACCGCGGCAGACGTACGCCATCCACGACGGTGCCCTCAACGACATCGGCACCGCGATGATCGAGGGCTTCCTGGGAGACAAGGGCCCCGGCTCCGGGGCCCCGTACCGCCGTCTGGCAGCGGGTGAGTCCATCGGGCTCCGCTGA
- a CDS encoding sigma-70 family RNA polymerase sigma factor yields the protein MTPAPPAVADDTVTAIALAAARGDGDASERFVRALQWDVRRFVTYLAKDAQAADDLTQDTFLRALSSLHRFEGRSSARTWLLSIARRVVVDSLRQAAVRPRIADTSDWQGAAERSQPQGLPGFDDGVALMELVDGLPPDRREAFVLTQLLGLSYAEAAALGGCPVGTVRSRVSRARCSLASRLTDVPSAPDGVTALVTA from the coding sequence ATGACTCCTGCCCCGCCCGCGGTGGCCGACGACACGGTCACCGCCATCGCCCTCGCCGCTGCGCGCGGTGACGGCGACGCCAGCGAACGCTTCGTACGCGCCCTCCAATGGGACGTACGCCGATTCGTGACCTACCTCGCCAAGGACGCGCAAGCGGCGGACGACCTCACCCAGGACACGTTCCTGCGCGCCCTGTCGAGCCTGCACCGTTTCGAGGGCCGGTCGTCGGCCCGCACATGGCTGCTGTCCATCGCACGCCGTGTGGTCGTCGACAGCCTGCGGCAGGCCGCCGTACGACCCCGTATCGCCGACACGTCCGACTGGCAGGGCGCCGCCGAACGGTCCCAGCCCCAGGGGCTGCCCGGCTTCGACGACGGTGTCGCGCTGATGGAGCTGGTCGACGGACTGCCGCCGGACCGGCGGGAGGCGTTCGTCCTCACCCAGCTCCTCGGCCTGTCCTACGCGGAGGCCGCCGCGCTCGGCGGGTGCCCGGTCGGCACCGTGCGCTCGCGTGTGTCACGAGCACGTTGCTCCTTGGCGAGCCGCCTCACGGACGTCCCCTCGGCGCCGGACGGCGTGACCGCACTGGTCACCGCCTGA
- a CDS encoding heavy-metal-associated domain-containing protein, producing the protein MKRIDYRVSGMTCGHCAAGVTAEVNAVPGVTEVSVDLKSDTVRVTGTRLDDALLRSAIERAGYEAASSGAV; encoded by the coding sequence ATGAAGCGAATCGACTACCGCGTCAGCGGCATGACCTGCGGGCACTGCGCCGCCGGTGTCACGGCGGAGGTGAACGCCGTCCCCGGCGTCACCGAGGTGTCCGTCGACCTCAAGAGCGACACGGTACGGGTGACCGGGACGCGCCTCGACGACGCGCTGCTGCGCTCCGCCATCGAGCGCGCCGGGTACGAGGCGGCTTCCTCGGGCGCTGTCTGA
- a CDS encoding ABC transporter ATP-binding protein, producing MRLTVDHLHVTLDRHPILHGVELRARPGDLVGLVGPNGSGKSTLLRAVYRSLRPDGGAVRVGGEDIWELSPRAAALRTAAVLQDGTGHTGGLTVTETVALGRAPHHGPLGRDGPGDRRAVEDAIDLCAVRHLAHRDHASLSGGERQRVLLARALAQQPRLLVLDELTNHLDIRARFELLHLIRSTGTTTLAALHDLDLAARFCDHLVVLDRGAVVAAGPVLDVLTPAVLAEVFGVSASARREADGVVRISYAAEPLASVSPAPR from the coding sequence ATGCGTCTCACCGTCGACCACCTCCACGTCACGCTCGACCGGCACCCGATCCTCCACGGCGTGGAACTGCGGGCCCGCCCCGGCGACCTCGTCGGCCTGGTCGGGCCCAACGGGAGCGGCAAGTCGACACTCCTGCGCGCCGTCTACCGCTCCCTGCGGCCCGACGGCGGTGCGGTCAGGGTGGGCGGTGAGGACATCTGGGAGCTGAGCCCCCGCGCCGCCGCACTGCGTACCGCCGCCGTCCTCCAGGACGGTACGGGCCACACCGGCGGGCTCACGGTCACCGAGACCGTCGCCCTGGGCCGCGCGCCCCACCACGGACCGCTGGGACGTGACGGACCGGGGGACCGGAGGGCTGTCGAGGACGCCATCGACCTGTGCGCCGTACGCCACCTGGCCCACCGCGACCACGCGTCACTGTCCGGCGGCGAACGCCAACGGGTGCTGCTGGCCAGGGCACTGGCCCAGCAGCCCCGTCTGCTGGTGCTGGACGAACTGACCAACCACCTCGACATCCGTGCCCGGTTCGAGCTCCTGCACCTGATCCGCTCCACCGGCACCACCACGCTCGCCGCCCTGCACGACCTCGACCTCGCGGCACGCTTCTGCGACCACCTCGTCGTGCTGGACCGGGGCGCCGTCGTGGCCGCCGGTCCCGTGCTCGACGTGCTCACCCCGGCCGTGCTCGCCGAGGTCTTCGGTGTGTCGGCGTCCGCGCGCCGCGAGGCCGACGGCGTGGTCAGGATCAGCTACGCCGCCGAACCGCTGGCTTCCGTGTCCCCGGCGCCGCGCTGA
- a CDS encoding FecCD family ABC transporter permease — protein sequence MLVAVSIGAVDVPLGEVWRIVWHHVTGLGPASDDIATDQIVWTFRTPRVVLAALAGAGLALSGGVLQTVVANPLADPTVLGFSYGAALGAVLVITLGGGAALYGLGVPAAAFAGSVVAGALVFRLGRRRGRMAPTRLVLAGVAVGYVFLSATSYVQLRATPTELRTAMFWMLGSVAGAQWHQLPAVATVVAGSTVLLTLFGRRLNVLLAGDETATSLGTDVNRLRTVLLLVSALLTGSVIAVAGGIGFVGLMIPHLVRLSVGADHRGLLPLSALLGAVYLVLVDLLSRTLNRPDELPLGILTALLGAPFFLWLLRRDKGLD from the coding sequence ATGCTGGTGGCCGTCAGCATCGGCGCGGTCGACGTCCCGCTGGGCGAGGTGTGGCGGATCGTCTGGCACCACGTCACCGGCCTCGGACCGGCGTCCGACGACATCGCGACCGACCAGATCGTCTGGACGTTCCGCACCCCGCGCGTCGTACTCGCGGCCCTCGCCGGAGCCGGACTCGCCCTGTCCGGCGGGGTGCTGCAGACCGTGGTCGCCAACCCGCTGGCCGACCCCACCGTGCTCGGCTTCTCCTACGGAGCCGCCCTCGGCGCCGTCCTCGTCATCACCCTGGGCGGCGGAGCCGCCCTGTACGGCCTCGGTGTCCCGGCCGCGGCGTTCGCCGGATCGGTCGTCGCGGGTGCGCTCGTGTTCCGGCTCGGCCGGCGCCGTGGCCGGATGGCCCCCACCCGGCTCGTCCTGGCCGGGGTGGCGGTCGGCTACGTCTTCCTGTCGGCCACCAGCTACGTCCAGCTCCGGGCGACGCCCACCGAGCTGCGCACGGCCATGTTCTGGATGCTCGGCAGCGTGGCCGGCGCGCAGTGGCACCAACTGCCCGCCGTCGCCACGGTCGTCGCCGGTTCCACCGTGCTGCTCACGCTGTTCGGCCGCCGGCTCAACGTACTGCTCGCCGGTGACGAGACCGCCACCTCCCTGGGAACCGACGTCAACCGGCTCCGTACGGTCCTGCTGCTGGTGAGCGCGCTGCTCACCGGCTCGGTGATCGCGGTCGCGGGCGGCATCGGCTTCGTCGGCCTCATGATCCCGCATCTGGTACGGCTCTCCGTCGGCGCCGACCACCGCGGACTCCTGCCGCTGTCGGCCCTGCTCGGCGCGGTCTACCTGGTCCTGGTGGATCTGCTGTCCCGCACGCTGAACCGACCCGACGAACTCCCGCTGGGCATCCTCACCGCGCTCCTGGGCGCCCCGTTCTTCCTGTGGCTGCTGCGCCGCGACAAGGGTCTGGACTGA
- a CDS encoding ABC transporter substrate-binding protein: protein MPVPRRLAAAAAALALSLTAAACGGTSGTSDASSTSDGDGTAAQQGAAPASGYPVKMENCGTTQVFDKAPSRVVVMNGASVAEVSTLLALGLGDRITANQQSYGMSEVPGRAEAIKKLPTGGVRQNDAFGIPRESMIGLRPDLVLSTTSYGFDAKNGFATRDELKNVGARSYISPQGCHDENSKLTIEDSYRLLRDMGRIFHVPDRAERIIAASRRHIDAVAAKVKGRKKPNVMMLFTNMTMGSNDFSAVVAKGIYNDILGRAGATNVFENASKTSFADLSKEKVAATAVDALVVIAYQDPNPAAYAEKLFKEFPQWPAAKNHMYVTLSDSIYLSPDNDLAVERLARKLHPEAF from the coding sequence ATGCCCGTCCCGAGACGACTGGCCGCCGCAGCGGCCGCCCTGGCCCTGAGCCTTACCGCCGCCGCGTGCGGCGGCACATCTGGGACATCGGATGCATCCTCCACGTCAGACGGCGACGGAACGGCCGCCCAGCAAGGCGCCGCCCCGGCCTCCGGATACCCCGTGAAGATGGAGAACTGCGGCACGACCCAGGTCTTCGACAAGGCGCCCAGCCGGGTCGTCGTGATGAACGGCGCCTCCGTCGCCGAGGTCTCGACGCTGCTCGCCCTCGGCCTCGGCGACAGGATCACCGCGAACCAGCAGTCGTACGGCATGTCCGAGGTACCCGGCCGCGCCGAGGCGATCAAGAAGCTGCCGACCGGTGGCGTCCGGCAGAACGACGCCTTCGGCATCCCCCGCGAGTCGATGATCGGGCTGCGCCCCGACCTCGTCCTGTCGACGACGTCGTACGGCTTCGACGCCAAGAACGGATTCGCCACCCGCGACGAACTGAAGAACGTGGGTGCGCGTTCCTACATATCTCCCCAGGGCTGCCACGACGAGAACTCGAAGCTCACCATCGAGGACAGCTACCGCCTGCTGCGCGACATGGGACGCATCTTCCACGTGCCCGACCGCGCGGAGCGGATCATCGCCGCCTCGCGCAGGCACATCGACGCCGTCGCGGCGAAGGTGAAAGGCAGGAAGAAGCCGAACGTCATGATGCTGTTCACGAACATGACGATGGGCAGCAACGACTTCAGCGCCGTCGTGGCCAAGGGGATCTACAACGACATCCTCGGCAGGGCGGGCGCCACCAACGTGTTCGAGAACGCGTCGAAGACGTCGTTCGCCGACCTCAGCAAGGAGAAGGTGGCGGCCACCGCCGTCGACGCGCTCGTCGTCATCGCCTACCAGGACCCGAACCCCGCGGCCTACGCCGAGAAACTGTTCAAGGAGTTCCCCCAGTGGCCGGCCGCGAAGAACCACATGTACGTGACGCTGTCCGACTCGATCTATCTGAGCCCCGACAACGATCTGGCCGTGGAACGCCTCGCGAGGAAGCTCCACCCCGAAGCGTTCTGA
- a CDS encoding copper chaperone PCu(A)C: MSVSACGTASAAATVRRFGASALAAAAPVAACLVALGALTLWTSLGCAGSPPDLGVTRARVFQPTGGTPDTAAFFRVTNEGGTADELIEVTAPSVPDGIALSRHRMTPDGAAYRERADRLSVPAHGTLDMSPLSSDVTVPANPKWRVGDRVWFELRFAHSGTVRVRARVVRPGPLD, translated from the coding sequence GTGAGCGTGTCCGCATGCGGGACCGCGTCGGCTGCCGCGACGGTACGGCGCTTCGGGGCGTCCGCCCTCGCCGCCGCCGCTCCCGTGGCCGCGTGCCTGGTCGCGCTCGGCGCGCTGACCCTCTGGACCTCGCTCGGCTGTGCCGGTTCGCCTCCCGACCTCGGCGTGACCCGGGCCCGCGTCTTCCAGCCGACCGGCGGCACCCCGGACACGGCCGCGTTCTTCCGCGTCACGAACGAGGGCGGCACGGCGGACGAACTCATCGAGGTGACGGCGCCGTCGGTGCCGGACGGCATCGCGCTCAGCCGGCACCGGATGACACCGGACGGCGCGGCCTACCGGGAAAGGGCCGACCGGCTGTCCGTGCCCGCCCACGGCACGCTGGACATGTCACCGCTGTCGAGCGACGTGACCGTGCCCGCGAACCCGAAGTGGCGGGTGGGCGACCGCGTCTGGTTCGAACTGCGCTTCGCGCACAGCGGCACGGTGCGAGTGCGCGCACGGGTCGTACGCCCCGGACCGCTCGATTGA
- a CDS encoding heavy metal translocating P-type ATPase has translation MGAGTMPSLAVTDLAVGGMTCAACVRRVEKKLAGLDGVKASVNLATGSARVSHPADISPLRLVAAVEQAGYTARLPGPETGRGREDDERSDAERVERQRLAIVALLSLPVIVLSMVPSLQFRDWQWLCLMLAAPVALWGAWPFHARAVRGARYGTATMDSLVSLGVAAAFAWSVYALFLGGAGRAGMRMPFTLVASGSDGVAHLYLEAAVGVPLFVLTGRLLEARARRGTGAALRSLARLGAKDVAVREGRVERRVPIEDLTVGDTFLVRPGERVATDGVVVEGSSAVDQALVTGESEPVEVGPGERVTGGAVNMGGRLLVRATSVGADTQLARIARSVADAQAGKARVQRLADSVAGVFVPVVLALAVTTLGFWLGAGAGVQAAVTACVAVLVVACPCALGLATPTALLAATGRGAQLGVLVTGPRALEGLRHIDTVVLDKTGTLTSGHMSVAAVTSVPDGPARDEVLRLAAAVEDASEHPVGRAITAHAARVPADGTPPAVRDFEAIPGFGVRGRVAERLVEVRTVTADLPDVLVDALRSAEEAAHTAVQVRVDGAPVALIAVGDVVRAGSYRAVDRLRRLGVRPVLATGDREAPARAVAARLAIGTVHAACSPEDKAALVAALRAEGHRVAVVGDGVNDAAALASADLGIAMGAGTDVAIGAADVTLVRGDIEALADAVRLARATLATIRTNLVWAFGYNVVTVPLAMVGLLDPMLAAAAMSVSSVLVVANSLRLRTWQPVPAAARRTHQTRQRARSDR, from the coding sequence ATGGGCGCCGGAACCATGCCGTCCCTGGCGGTCACCGACCTCGCGGTCGGCGGGATGACCTGCGCCGCGTGCGTACGGCGGGTGGAGAAGAAGCTGGCCGGGCTCGACGGCGTCAAGGCGAGCGTCAACCTCGCGACGGGCAGCGCCCGGGTCAGCCACCCGGCGGACATCAGCCCGCTGCGACTGGTGGCGGCCGTGGAACAGGCCGGATACACGGCGCGGCTCCCCGGGCCGGAGACCGGAAGAGGACGGGAGGACGACGAGCGGTCCGACGCGGAGCGCGTCGAACGGCAGCGGCTCGCGATCGTGGCCCTGCTGTCGCTCCCGGTGATCGTCCTGTCGATGGTGCCGTCGCTGCAGTTCCGCGACTGGCAGTGGCTGTGCCTCATGCTGGCCGCGCCGGTCGCCCTGTGGGGCGCGTGGCCCTTTCACGCGCGGGCGGTGCGCGGAGCCCGGTACGGCACGGCGACGATGGACTCCCTGGTCTCGCTCGGGGTGGCCGCCGCGTTCGCCTGGTCGGTGTACGCGCTGTTCCTCGGCGGCGCGGGCCGGGCCGGGATGCGGATGCCGTTCACCCTGGTGGCGTCCGGCTCCGACGGGGTCGCGCACCTGTATCTGGAGGCGGCGGTCGGGGTGCCGCTGTTCGTGCTGACGGGACGGCTCCTGGAGGCGCGTGCGCGACGGGGCACCGGGGCCGCGCTGCGGTCACTGGCCCGTCTCGGCGCCAAGGACGTGGCGGTCCGCGAGGGCCGCGTCGAGCGGCGCGTACCGATCGAGGACCTGACGGTGGGCGACACCTTCCTGGTACGTCCGGGGGAGCGCGTCGCGACCGACGGAGTCGTGGTGGAGGGGAGCTCGGCGGTCGACCAGGCCCTGGTGACCGGCGAGAGCGAGCCGGTGGAGGTGGGGCCGGGAGAGCGCGTGACCGGCGGCGCCGTCAACATGGGCGGGCGGCTCCTCGTACGGGCCACCTCGGTCGGCGCGGACACGCAACTGGCACGCATCGCCCGCTCGGTGGCCGACGCGCAGGCCGGGAAGGCACGTGTCCAGCGCCTCGCGGACTCCGTCGCCGGAGTGTTCGTGCCGGTGGTCCTCGCGCTCGCGGTGACGACGCTGGGCTTCTGGCTGGGCGCGGGAGCGGGAGTACAGGCGGCGGTCACCGCGTGCGTGGCGGTGCTGGTGGTGGCGTGTCCGTGCGCGCTGGGGCTCGCCACGCCCACCGCTCTGCTGGCCGCGACCGGCCGGGGCGCGCAACTGGGCGTGCTGGTGACCGGGCCGCGAGCGCTGGAGGGCCTGCGGCACATCGACACCGTGGTGCTGGACAAGACCGGCACGCTGACCTCGGGTCACATGAGTGTCGCCGCCGTCACGTCCGTGCCGGACGGACCCGCGCGGGACGAGGTGCTGCGGCTGGCCGCTGCGGTGGAGGACGCCTCCGAGCATCCGGTGGGCCGGGCGATCACCGCGCACGCGGCGCGTGTGCCGGCCGACGGGACGCCGCCCGCCGTACGGGACTTCGAGGCGATACCCGGCTTCGGGGTCCGCGGCCGGGTGGCGGAGCGTCTCGTCGAGGTGCGCACCGTCACCGCTGATCTCCCCGACGTACTCGTGGACGCCCTGCGTTCCGCCGAGGAGGCCGCGCACACCGCCGTACAGGTGCGGGTCGACGGTGCGCCCGTGGCGCTGATCGCGGTGGGGGACGTGGTCCGTGCGGGCAGCTACCGGGCCGTGGACCGGCTGCGCCGACTGGGCGTGCGTCCGGTCCTCGCCACCGGCGACCGCGAGGCCCCGGCCCGAGCGGTGGCGGCGCGACTGGCCATCGGCACTGTCCACGCCGCCTGCTCCCCCGAGGACAAGGCGGCGCTGGTCGCCGCCCTGCGGGCCGAGGGGCACCGGGTGGCCGTCGTGGGCGACGGCGTGAACGACGCGGCGGCGCTCGCCTCCGCCGACCTGGGGATCGCGATGGGCGCGGGCACGGACGTGGCGATCGGCGCCGCGGACGTGACGCTGGTGCGCGGTGACATCGAAGCACTGGCCGACGCGGTCCGCCTGGCCCGCGCCACACTCGCCACGATCCGCACCAATCTGGTGTGGGCGTTCGGCTACAACGTGGTCACCGTGCCGCTTGCCATGGTCGGCCTGCTCGATCCGATGCTCGCCGCGGCGGCGATGTCGGTCAGCTCGGTGCTGGTGGTCGCCAACAGCCTGCGGCTGCGCACCTGGCAGCCCGTGCCCGCCGCCGCCCGCAGGACGCACCAGACCCGTCAGCGGGCGAGGAGCGACCGGTGA
- a CDS encoding GlxA family transcriptional regulator: MHTVAVLALDQVIPFDLSTPIEVFSRTRLPDGRPGYRVRVCGERDEIDAGAFTLRAPWDLSALRDADTIIVPGVADVTAPLSPAVHDALRSAAADGTRIASLCVGAFPLAATGLLDGLRVTTHWRAAGLLAELHPDIEVDPDVLYVDNGQFLTSAGAAAGMDLCLHMIRRDYGSAVAADAARLSVMPLEREGGQAQFIAHDHVPVPQGSEWEALLTWLRENLARDLTLADIAERAGTSTRTLIRRFRDQTGTTPLQWLHRARVRQAQHLLETTEHSVERIGGQVGFGSSTTFRDRFKRTTGVSPQTYRRAFG; the protein is encoded by the coding sequence ATGCACACCGTCGCGGTTCTCGCTCTGGATCAGGTGATCCCGTTCGACCTGTCCACCCCGATCGAGGTCTTCTCCCGGACACGCCTGCCCGACGGGCGGCCCGGCTACCGGGTCCGGGTGTGCGGCGAGCGCGACGAGATCGACGCCGGGGCCTTCACCCTGCGCGCCCCCTGGGACCTGTCGGCCCTCCGGGACGCGGACACGATCATCGTGCCGGGCGTCGCCGACGTCACCGCCCCGCTCTCTCCCGCCGTACACGACGCGCTGCGGTCGGCGGCTGCCGACGGCACCCGGATCGCCTCCCTCTGTGTGGGCGCCTTCCCTCTGGCCGCCACCGGGCTCCTCGACGGGCTGCGCGTCACGACCCACTGGCGTGCGGCCGGGCTGCTGGCCGAGCTCCACCCGGACATCGAGGTCGACCCGGACGTCCTCTACGTGGACAACGGCCAGTTCCTCACGTCGGCCGGCGCCGCCGCGGGCATGGACCTGTGTCTGCACATGATCCGCCGTGACTACGGCTCGGCCGTCGCCGCCGACGCCGCCCGCCTGTCCGTGATGCCTCTCGAACGGGAGGGCGGGCAGGCGCAGTTCATCGCCCATGACCACGTTCCCGTGCCGCAGGGCTCCGAGTGGGAGGCGCTGCTCACCTGGCTGCGCGAGAACCTCGCCCGCGATCTCACCCTGGCCGACATCGCCGAGCGGGCCGGGACCAGCACCCGCACCCTGATCCGGCGCTTCCGCGACCAGACCGGCACCACCCCGCTGCAATGGCTGCACCGGGCCCGCGTCCGCCAGGCGCAGCACCTCCTCGAAACCACGGAGCACTCCGTCGAACGCATCGGCGGTCAGGTCGGCTTCGGGTCGTCCACCACCTTCCGCGACCGCTTCAAGCGCACCACCGGTGTCAGCCCGCAGACCTACCGGCGCGCGTTCGGCTGA
- a CDS encoding DJ-1/PfpI family protein, whose product MHIQIVLFDGFDPLDVIAPYEVLHAGGTASDGAVTVELVSAEGAREVISGTGGLALRAVGVLDPGRADVLLVPGTSGRVGGPGEPPEEEAGAGGSKQDETGTGGSRQDEAGADVSQQDASVPVLLGRTLTTGLPALLRQAMDDPTVTVATVCGGSLVLAMAGLLEGRHATTHHLGLDMLDATGAHAVRARVVDDGDLVSGAGVTSGLDLGLYLLEREVGPRIAHAVEELFAHERRGTVWRARGVAPAVL is encoded by the coding sequence ATGCACATCCAGATCGTCCTGTTCGACGGCTTCGACCCGCTCGATGTCATCGCCCCCTATGAGGTGCTGCATGCCGGCGGCACGGCATCGGACGGCGCGGTGACCGTGGAGCTGGTCTCCGCCGAGGGTGCCCGCGAGGTGATCAGTGGCACCGGGGGGCTGGCGCTGCGCGCCGTCGGCGTCCTCGACCCGGGGCGGGCGGACGTGCTCCTGGTGCCCGGGACCTCCGGCCGCGTCGGCGGACCCGGCGAGCCGCCGGAGGAAGAGGCGGGCGCCGGCGGGTCGAAGCAGGATGAGACGGGCACTGGCGGATCAAGGCAGGACGAGGCAGGCGCCGACGTGTCGCAGCAGGACGCGTCCGTCCCGGTGCTCCTGGGCCGCACGCTGACCACCGGGCTCCCCGCGCTTCTGCGGCAGGCGATGGACGACCCGACGGTCACGGTCGCCACCGTCTGCGGTGGCTCGCTCGTCCTGGCCATGGCCGGTCTGCTGGAGGGGCGTCACGCCACCACCCACCACCTGGGCCTGGACATGCTCGACGCCACCGGCGCCCATGCGGTCCGCGCGCGTGTCGTGGACGACGGCGACCTGGTCAGCGGCGCCGGTGTCACCTCGGGGCTCGACCTCGGGCTCTATCTGCTGGAGCGCGAGGTCGGTCCTCGTATCGCTCACGCCGTCGAGGAGTTGTTCGCCCACGAGCGGCGCGGCACCGTGTGGCGCGCCCGGGGGGTGGCTCCCGCCGTTCTCTGA
- a CDS encoding VOC family protein, whose translation MAVVKAGVVVLDCAEPEKLSAFYEQLLEGKQTEASANLVEVRGADGLRLAFRRDLNATSPSWPRPENSLQAHLVFFVEDLDEAERRVVGLGGRPVETKDPAGPYEERGYADPAGHSFTLRLMPITAPKQG comes from the coding sequence ATGGCAGTGGTGAAGGCGGGTGTCGTGGTCCTCGACTGCGCCGAGCCCGAGAAACTCTCCGCGTTCTACGAGCAGTTGCTGGAGGGCAAGCAGACGGAAGCGTCCGCCAACCTGGTGGAGGTGCGCGGCGCCGACGGATTGCGGCTGGCCTTCCGCCGCGACCTGAACGCCACCTCGCCCAGCTGGCCGCGCCCGGAGAACTCCCTCCAGGCCCATCTGGTCTTCTTCGTCGAGGACTTGGACGAGGCCGAGCGGCGAGTGGTGGGCCTCGGCGGCCGGCCGGTCGAGACCAAGGACCCGGCGGGCCCGTACGAGGAACGCGGATACGCCGATCCGGCCGGTCACTCCTTCACACTGCGGCTGATGCCCATCACGGCCCCCAAGCAGGGCTGA